In the Streptomyces sp. f51 genome, one interval contains:
- a CDS encoding metal-sensitive transcriptional regulator: MTTTEAGATAPSGDAREIVTDHDRGIHGYHQQKDEHLKRLRRIEGQIRGLQRMVDEDVYCIDILTQVSASTKALQSFALQLLEEHLRHCVADAALKGGAEIDAKVEEATKAIGRLLRT; encoded by the coding sequence ATGACGACCACCGAGGCCGGCGCGACGGCGCCCTCCGGCGACGCGCGGGAGATCGTGACGGACCACGACCGCGGCATCCACGGCTACCACCAGCAGAAGGACGAGCACCTGAAGCGGCTGCGCCGCATCGAGGGCCAGATTCGCGGTCTCCAGCGCATGGTCGACGAGGATGTCTACTGCATCGACATACTCACGCAGGTGTCCGCCTCCACCAAGGCCCTCCAGTCCTTCGCCCTCCAGCTCCTGGAGGAGCACCTGCGCCACTGCGTCGCGGACGCGGCGCTCAAGGGCGGCGCCGAAATCGACGCGAAGGTCGAGGAAGCCACGAAGGCGATCGGCCGCCTGCTGCGCACCTGA